A genome region from Streptomyces xanthophaeus includes the following:
- a CDS encoding ABC transporter ATP-binding protein yields the protein MPDQGDATGGTYGTGGARSAPPAVRVEGLWKRFGDQVAVAGIDLELPAGQFIGLVGPNGAGKTTTLSMVTGLLRPDMGRVHVAGHDVWADPTEVKARIGVLPEGLRLFERLSGRELLGYMGRLRGLPGEETDKRATQLLDVLDLAGSQHKLVVDYSTGMRKKIGLAAALLHNPEVLFLDEPFEGVDPVSAQTIRGVLERYTASGATVIFSSHVMELVESLCDWVAVMAAGRIRAAGPLADVRGSAPSLQAAFLELVGAHGRDAAGDSLEWLGGGSGAGSR from the coding sequence ATGCCGGACCAGGGCGATGCGACGGGTGGAACGTACGGGACGGGTGGCGCGCGATCCGCGCCGCCCGCCGTGCGGGTGGAAGGTCTGTGGAAGCGGTTCGGCGACCAGGTGGCCGTCGCCGGGATCGACCTGGAGCTGCCCGCCGGGCAGTTCATCGGTCTCGTGGGCCCGAACGGCGCCGGCAAGACGACCACGCTGTCGATGGTGACCGGACTGCTGCGCCCGGACATGGGGCGGGTCCACGTCGCGGGGCACGACGTGTGGGCGGACCCGACCGAGGTGAAGGCGCGCATCGGCGTACTGCCCGAGGGTCTGCGGCTCTTCGAGCGGCTGTCGGGGCGCGAACTGCTCGGCTACATGGGCCGGCTGCGCGGGCTGCCGGGCGAGGAGACCGACAAGCGGGCGACCCAGCTGCTGGACGTCCTCGACCTCGCGGGCTCGCAGCACAAGCTGGTCGTGGACTACTCGACCGGCATGCGCAAGAAGATCGGCCTGGCGGCGGCGCTGCTGCACAACCCCGAAGTGCTCTTCCTGGACGAGCCGTTCGAGGGCGTCGACCCGGTGTCGGCGCAGACCATCCGCGGGGTGCTGGAGCGCTACACGGCCTCCGGCGCCACGGTCATCTTCTCCTCCCACGTGATGGAGCTCGTCGAGTCGCTGTGCGACTGGGTGGCCGTGATGGCCGCCGGCCGGATCCGCGCCGCGGGCCCGCTGGCCGACGTACGCGGCTCCGCGCCCTCGCTGCAGGCCGCCTTCCTCGAACTGGTCGGCGCCCACGGGCGCGACGCGGCCGGAGACTCGCTGGAGTGGCTCGGCGGCGGCTCCGGGGCGGGATCGCGATGA
- a CDS encoding bifunctional DNA primase/polymerase, with protein sequence MEETIGVTETAPIPKQRGEQLLDHAVRYAEERHWDVFAGTWLEPGDGRELCSCGAADCPAPGAHPAVKDWAAQATGSAVQVRRIWAKHPQASILLPTGRTFDALDVPESAGFLALARLERMERTLGPVTLTPDHRMLFFVLPGAGVKVPDLVRKLGWPAATIDLVARGEGEYVAAPPTRFGGRGSVQWARRPTPANRWLPDTEELIDALAYACGSEAAAERKRRQG encoded by the coding sequence GTGGAAGAGACCATCGGAGTCACGGAGACCGCACCCATCCCCAAGCAGCGCGGCGAGCAGCTGCTGGACCATGCCGTGCGGTACGCGGAAGAACGGCACTGGGATGTCTTCGCCGGCACCTGGTTGGAGCCCGGGGACGGCCGCGAGCTGTGCTCCTGCGGGGCGGCGGACTGCCCGGCTCCCGGCGCCCACCCGGCGGTGAAGGACTGGGCGGCCCAGGCCACCGGCAGCGCGGTGCAGGTCCGGCGGATCTGGGCGAAGCACCCGCAGGCCTCGATCCTGCTGCCGACGGGCCGGACGTTCGACGCGCTCGACGTGCCCGAATCGGCCGGGTTCCTCGCGCTGGCACGGCTGGAGCGGATGGAGCGCACCCTCGGACCGGTCACCCTCACGCCCGACCACCGGATGCTGTTCTTCGTCCTGCCCGGCGCCGGTGTCAAGGTGCCCGACCTGGTGCGCAAGCTGGGCTGGCCGGCCGCCACGATCGACCTGGTGGCGCGGGGCGAGGGCGAGTACGTGGCCGCGCCCCCCACCCGCTTCGGCGGCCGGGGCTCGGTCCAGTGGGCGCGCCGGCCCACGCCGGCGAACCGGTGGCTGCCCGACACGGAGGAGCTGATCGACGCGCTGGCGTACGCGTGCGGCAGCGAGGCCGCGGCGGAACGCAAGCGCCGCCAGGGCTGA
- a CDS encoding transcriptional regulator, translated as MAARPLVARQPNERLQALIQEAGCSNAGLARRVNMCGAEHGLDLRYDKTSVARWLRGQQPRGRAPGIIAEALGRKLGRTVTIDEIGMANGKNLASGVGLQFSPTVIGAIEQVCELWRSDVGRRDFLAGSSVAASALVEPSRDWLITGADTQVARSGGSRVGMPDVEAVRATTEALKDLDHRFGSGHVRPVVVHYLNSVVSGLIGGSYREPVGRALFAAVARLTELAGYMAVDTGQPGLAQRYYIQALRLAQAAGDRAYGGYVLAASMSHLAAELGNPREIAQLARAAQEGTRGQVTPRVEAMFYAAEARGHALLGDTRATAVLSGRAVSALERAEPESGDDPVWIRHFDAAYLADELAHCHRDLGQADAAARRAEEALRGMPAGKARRRAIGLLLLAAAQVQQREVEQACLTATQAAELLEGLRSNRGVEYLDDFRARLEPYREEAAVREFAARLEVTA; from the coding sequence ATGGCAGCCAGGCCTCTCGTCGCCCGCCAGCCGAACGAACGGCTGCAGGCGCTCATCCAGGAAGCCGGGTGCTCCAACGCCGGGCTCGCCCGGCGCGTGAACATGTGCGGGGCCGAACACGGCCTCGATCTCCGCTACGACAAGACCTCCGTGGCCCGGTGGCTGCGCGGCCAGCAGCCGCGGGGCCGGGCTCCCGGAATCATCGCCGAGGCGCTCGGGCGCAAGCTCGGCCGGACCGTCACCATCGACGAGATCGGCATGGCCAACGGGAAGAACCTCGCCTCCGGCGTCGGCCTGCAGTTCTCCCCGACCGTCATCGGCGCCATCGAGCAGGTCTGCGAGCTGTGGCGCAGTGACGTCGGCCGCCGCGACTTCCTCGCGGGCTCCAGCGTGGCCGCCTCCGCGCTCGTCGAGCCGAGCCGCGACTGGCTGATCACCGGGGCCGACACCCAGGTCGCCCGCAGCGGCGGCTCGCGGGTCGGCATGCCGGACGTGGAGGCGGTCCGGGCGACCACCGAGGCCCTGAAGGACCTCGACCACCGCTTCGGCAGCGGGCACGTCCGGCCGGTGGTCGTGCACTACCTCAACTCCGTGGTGTCCGGGCTGATCGGCGGCTCCTACCGGGAACCCGTCGGGCGGGCCCTGTTCGCGGCGGTGGCCCGGCTGACCGAGCTGGCCGGCTACATGGCGGTGGACACGGGCCAGCCGGGCCTGGCCCAGCGGTACTACATCCAGGCGCTACGCCTCGCCCAGGCGGCGGGGGACCGGGCGTACGGGGGCTACGTGCTCGCGGCGTCCATGAGCCATCTCGCCGCCGAACTGGGCAACCCGCGGGAGATCGCGCAGCTGGCGCGGGCCGCCCAGGAGGGGACGCGGGGGCAGGTCACGCCGCGGGTCGAGGCCATGTTCTACGCGGCCGAGGCGCGCGGGCACGCGCTGCTCGGGGACACCCGGGCGACGGCGGTGCTGTCCGGGCGGGCGGTGAGCGCGCTGGAGCGGGCGGAGCCGGAGTCGGGTGACGACCCGGTGTGGATCCGTCACTTCGACGCGGCGTACCTCGCGGACGAGCTGGCGCACTGCCACCGGGACCTGGGCCAGGCGGACGCGGCGGCCAGGCGGGCGGAGGAGGCCCTGCGGGGCATGCCGGCGGGCAAGGCGCGCCGCCGGGCCATCGGGCTGCTTCTGCTGGCGGCGGCGCAGGTGCAGCAGCGGGAGGTGGAACAGGCCTGCCTGACGGCGACGCAGGCGGCGGAACTGCTGGAGGGGCTCCGCTCGAACCGGGGCGTGGAGTACCTGGACGACTTCCGGGCGCGGCTGGAGCCGTACCGGGAGGAGGCGGCGGTGCGGGAGTTCGCGGCGCGGCTGGAGGTGACGGCGTAG
- a CDS encoding ABC transporter substrate-binding protein yields MTISRRAVSRSRTFVATAMGACLIAGCGVLPGGSGGSGGTVTVMTFAPEETKATNMPGMTGMAKAYERWVNSKGGINGHKLRVLTCNEKNTPSGAADCARKAVAEKAVAVVGSYSQHGRAFMAPLEAEGIPFIGGYGVSSEEFQSPLSYPVNGGQPVLIAGAGHQLSRACNQVALVRPDTLAGDTLPVLLNAGLRANKMTDASDIRAAEDSADFGPQAREALAHTSGTGKEKEKEKGCVTAVLGERTETFFDAFRRTDAQRKKPQISSVLGSVSQSLVDRTGGKESPFEGAYLTSWYPVAADPLWEPMRKVVSEFAFGDDTVDPDDSGAQTTWIAYTVLSEILKRLKEDEPVTGRVVKRALNEAQPVNTGGLTPDLSWRYQDMRAVAGFPRIVNGRVTFQIVQAGRLVAQPGEQSLDMTPTLVTAPPMA; encoded by the coding sequence ATGACCATCTCGCGACGCGCCGTATCCCGCTCCCGCACCTTCGTGGCCACGGCGATGGGTGCGTGTCTCATCGCCGGGTGCGGGGTACTCCCCGGCGGTTCGGGGGGCTCCGGGGGAACCGTCACCGTCATGACTTTCGCCCCTGAAGAGACCAAAGCGACCAACATGCCTGGAATGACCGGCATGGCCAAGGCGTACGAGCGCTGGGTGAACTCCAAGGGCGGGATCAACGGTCACAAACTGCGCGTACTGACCTGCAACGAGAAGAACACGCCCTCCGGCGCCGCCGACTGTGCCCGCAAGGCCGTCGCCGAGAAGGCCGTCGCCGTCGTCGGCTCCTACAGCCAGCACGGACGCGCCTTCATGGCCCCGCTGGAGGCGGAGGGCATCCCCTTCATCGGCGGCTACGGGGTCTCCTCCGAGGAGTTCCAGTCCCCCCTGTCGTACCCGGTCAACGGCGGCCAGCCCGTCCTCATCGCCGGCGCCGGCCACCAGCTGAGCCGCGCCTGCAACCAGGTCGCCCTGGTCCGCCCGGACACCCTCGCGGGCGACACCCTGCCGGTCCTGCTCAACGCCGGACTGCGGGCCAACAAGATGACGGACGCCTCCGACATCCGGGCCGCCGAGGACTCCGCCGACTTCGGGCCGCAGGCCCGCGAGGCGCTCGCGCACACCAGCGGCACCGGCAAGGAGAAGGAGAAGGAGAAGGGCTGCGTGACCGCCGTCCTCGGCGAGCGCACCGAGACCTTCTTCGACGCCTTCCGCCGGACCGACGCCCAGCGCAAGAAGCCGCAGATCTCCTCCGTCCTGGGCAGCGTCAGCCAGTCCCTGGTGGACCGCACGGGCGGCAAGGAGAGCCCCTTCGAGGGCGCCTACCTCACCAGCTGGTACCCGGTGGCCGCCGATCCCCTGTGGGAACCCATGCGCAAGGTGGTCTCCGAGTTCGCCTTCGGCGACGACACCGTCGACCCCGACGACAGCGGGGCGCAGACCACCTGGATCGCGTACACCGTGCTCAGCGAGATCCTCAAGCGCCTCAAGGAGGACGAGCCCGTCACCGGCCGCGTGGTCAAGCGCGCCCTGAACGAGGCGCAGCCGGTCAACACCGGAGGCCTCACCCCGGACCTGAGCTGGCGCTACCAGGACATGCGCGCCGTCGCCGGCTTCCCCCGCATCGTCAACGGCCGGGTCACCTTCCAGATCGTGCAGGCGGGGCGGCTCGTCGCGCAGCCCGGCGAGCAGTCCCTGGACATGACCCCGACCCTGGTGACGGCCCCGCCCATGGCCTGA
- a CDS encoding SCO4402 family protein, which translates to MGGMPLNDMPWWRWRSNVRSALHMLSDPVFHEDTWLTGDEAYGDITDAVYRLVEDTWLDSWSAEKYVGTIFRDSQEAAVVDLAVLRVLRILHQVGPDAPVSAYLEHHAWPEAVRAAREAHVRLAEADGDDPDVRPASLDVLKILTRAV; encoded by the coding sequence ATGGGCGGCATGCCCCTCAACGACATGCCGTGGTGGCGCTGGCGCAGCAACGTGCGCTCGGCCCTGCACATGCTTTCCGATCCGGTCTTCCACGAGGACACCTGGCTGACCGGCGACGAGGCGTACGGCGACATCACCGACGCCGTGTACCGGCTCGTCGAGGACACCTGGCTCGACAGCTGGTCCGCCGAGAAGTACGTCGGCACGATCTTCCGGGACTCGCAGGAGGCGGCCGTCGTCGACCTCGCCGTGCTGCGGGTGCTCCGCATCCTCCACCAGGTCGGGCCCGACGCCCCCGTCTCCGCCTACCTGGAGCACCACGCGTGGCCCGAGGCGGTACGTGCCGCGCGCGAGGCGCACGTACGACTGGCGGAAGCCGACGGGGACGACCCCGACGTGCGACCCGCATCGCTCGATGTGCTGAAGATCCTCACCCGCGCGGTGTGA